Within the Trachemys scripta elegans isolate TJP31775 chromosome 4, CAS_Tse_1.0, whole genome shotgun sequence genome, the region GCTTGGAAATGTCCCCCATCTCCAGAAATTACCTGTACTGCCAGTCATGCAACCACTCCATGTATCTATCTGCCACCCACTCAGGCTTGCAATACAAACCCAGTCAAGAGAGCACAACTGAAGCAAATGCAGAAAACTCTCCGTCACTGTCTTGTTTCAATATGCAAGGAAGACTGGCCAGGATCAGGCACAACTACTGAATAATCAGATACTGACTTAGGAAGCTAGCATCACTGGTTTGTTGTATGTGGAGTAACATTGCTTCTGAAATCCATGATTGGTGCTGCAACAGATTGGAAACTTAACTGCTTAGAGAACTGCAAGAGTGTCATATTAACAAGCCCAGGACACTGAACATTGCCAACACTTTATACCAGAAAGCAAACtgcctttatttaaataaaaaaaataaaataaggctaATGCTCCTGAAAGTGACTGACAGCACCGGTTAGAGACAAGCAACAGTACGGCAATGTACTATGCCAGCTTCCCGCCGCAGCTCTACTAAACCAATTCAATCTTATCTGTTGCCCTCACTGTCCTAGTGCTTGGCCACTGTACAGCTCTGCTAATGAGCCTCAGTCCCAATCTGCTGCACTCCCTGCTAATCAGTGCACCCCAGTCCTGATTTCCAGCACCCTCTGGCACTGTGGTCCTGTGCCCTCATACAGCTCTTTCAGCTTCCTTGACTGCTGACCTGCAACACATTGGCCAAACTTGGACATGGCCAACGGCACTTAATTTAGTACTTTTGTAGTATCGAGAAATACTAATAACAAATTTGAGTTGCAACTCATTTGCACATgaggagaattgaacctgggtctgtaGAGGTAAGAGAATGGTGCATTCATACCTGCTGCCATCTCACACTTACTAAATCTAGAAAACATTTGCTACTTTCCAGACCACGAAACAAAAGTTTATTCAAACGACAAGAGCTTTCTCGCCTCTAAAATACTTGCTATCGGCTGTATGGATAGTATTTGCCTGAAATGCAGTGTCAATCTACATTCATTTAGTAGGCTTAAGCAGCACAGTGACAGTCATTTCCCAGTATCATTTAATTAGTCATCTCAGCAAAAAAGGTTGGCATTTATAATGGTTTGCAATAGCTATTTCAGTAGAATTGATAAGAGAACTGCTCCAGGGGAATACATACCTCTTCTGTTTTTAAGGCTTCACCTGTTTTTCCTTGAAGTGCCAGACGAAGCTGCCGTATATAAACCTGCAACCCTCGGGCAAAATACTGTAGCCTAACAGAAAAAAGAGTTTAAGTATTTAATGAAGCCCAACCAAGCCAAGCACAAAACTACACCCATTCCTGTGaaagaacagcacaagcaaaAGGAAAACCATGATATGAcaagaggtttttttattttgaaataaacgctgaaaacatttttcaatcaGTTCATTATTTTACTTACTAATCGGATTTATTCTTCTCCCGCACCCAAACAGTTCAACAGAGGAAGGATCAATAATATTCTACATTAACACTTCCAAAATGCCCATTCCAGCTAGGTTTGCAGCTAAGTGATCATTCCAGTCTCTCATACATTACCTGATTTTGAAGTCTTTCAATTTCTCTGCATTGAGCTTGGACGTGAGGAAGTCTGGAAGCTTTCGCCCCAGCTGATGAAAGCTATACAACAAACACTCCACATAGCTGAACTGCAACTTGGGCTCTTCATTGCCAGCATTTTCCCCATTCTCTGCTTCCTCCGGAGGGAGTGGCATGTACTCCTGATGAACACCAAGCAGAATAGATACATGAGACACTTTCACTCACCTGTTCCCTTTTCTCCACTCTTTGCATCTCACCCACTTTCACAAGAGGGCAAGGCTATGAAAATTAAAACCTCAATATAGGAAATAAACAACATTACCAAATCAGTTAGCTAAATATGTAAGTAGGTTAGCAGTCTAACTATTTAACAGTTTCTCTTGGATGTATGATCGTACAAAACTTCTCTGTAACTTCAGTGTTTGGAAACAGCCAGTCCGGCAACCACCTAATTTATTAGTACCACTCTGTGCATTGTTGGATTGCAGGGAGGACCAACTAACATTTTTCTATAGGTTCTACTGCAGTCTTGTACAGACTCCAACTAAACTAGTTTAAGCTATATTACATAGGGCCTTATCTTTTCTGACAATTCTAACAATCTCCCTTCATTGCACTAGCTCCATGTTACTATCATTTGTTTGCAGGCCACTGCAGATCAGCTACCAACACTTTTATCAGCATCTCAACTATACCTGCTCTGAGCCAGTAAGCGTCTGTGGTAGCCCTGCCACTACTGCTAGCACTGACGGATTTTAAGATCATCATACGAACACAAACAATGCTACTTTCTTAAACTTAGATCAAAAATGGTGTGTAGAGAAATCATCCAGTTCTGCAATGCTACTGAGAGATTCAAAGTGGGCAAAGAGATCTTTGCACTTATTTGTCTTGAACAGAAGAATAACCAGGGGTAACTACCTTTACAACAGAAAGGGACCAAAATAAATGGGTAATAAGCTACTGAAGGTCCCTCACTTTGAGGAGTGCATTTTTTATTACTGTATCACAGCAAAAGTCTGCCTTACCAGTAATTTATCAAAAAGCTTCTTCAAGTTTGATTCTAACTTTTCCATGTCACCACAAAACGAACTCATTTCAGCAAGTAGTTTCAATACCTACAAATAAGAACAGCTCTTGGTAAAGCTAAGAGTTATAATCACACAGttgcataattttaaataaaagtgaattGCAGCATTAACATGGCTTCTTCAGCATATTGCAACATTCAATTGCCACAAACATCAATCATGATTTTGGAAAGTCTATAAAATACAACTCATGCCAGATGAGAGACATTTTACCTTTAATGGAGGTTTTAAGTAGCAGAGATTTGTAGCGAACTAATGAAAATTAACATGTGACAGTAATATTTATTCATGTATTTTAACAATTGTTATGCAGTGAATGCCAGACTAAGCTTGTCTGAATCTCCTGTCTGCAATCTGCCAGATGTTCATTCAAGCCTCCTTCCTCAATGCATTTAAGTCCCTCCTAAAGCTACACTCCCTCCATGATGCCCACAAGAAGTgacacaataaaaataatgaatataaaaagGTATTCAAGTTATTCCCTCATGGCTTCTCAGTGAATCTTATCTATCTGGATCTGTCTTTCAGCTTGTAAGCTCTTTCAGgcaggaatttttcattttttgtttgtttgttttttgcacagCACAAGCACATTGCTGACAAAGTGGTAACTCTAAGGGGGCTATATGGAAGGCAATGTGAAGGAACAGCAACAGCTTGGAGAGTTCAGTGAGGTCACCATATGACTAATGACTATAGTCATTATTCCTCTTAATTAGGGCAAGGCTTTTGCTTTCTGTATTTACTCTTAGGCATTAGAAGGAAGGTTCTGCTCAACACAGCTCCATCAGCTGGTAGAGTTCTGTGGTCTTTCCTCATGTTATTAACTGGACGAGCCACAGAACAGTAGACCAGCACATTGCTGGAAAACACACTGTAGTTTTTACAATCCCAGAGAGTTATGCAGAGAAACATTCACTTCTGCAATAGGCACTATGATGTGTATGTTAGAGGTTTATTAGCTCTTACAGGCTTAGCTTACCTCTAACTGGATATCAAGGCCCTCCACTGGAGTAGTCAGGGAACTGAGGTTTGGTAACACATGCTCACAGAAGTAAGTCACAAACCTTGTAGAATGAACATTTTTCTGTAAAAGTTCAGAAAGACACTAAGGTTATTGCAGAAGTTTGATTTCATTTTCTTCCACCTTCCCTGCCCAATGGACACCCATCATTTTGCTACCCCTTAGCCAATTTCCCCCCTCAAAACACATGGGCCCTTCCAGCTAAGAGTGGTGCCTAGGCTACAGGGGATTGTGATAAAATTGCATATGCTTATTTTTTCCTATCTATAACAGTTCCGTTTCCCTGAAAACAGGCCTTAAACTACTACAATATGCCTGGCAATCGACTGAGTTAAtcaatgtttaaatttaaatctaTTAGCAGAACATTTGTCTATTGGACTCTGTGCTCTCACCTTTGCAATATTCCTAACCCTCACTGAGAATGGAGCAAGAGTGTGAGCTTAGGATTCAAACCCAGCTCTCTCTTGACAGCAGATAGTGCTAGGTCAGCCCAGTGGATATGAGGGTATATATAATTACCACGTATAATTAATAGTATACCTGGCAAATATTCACTTTTTATGTCTAAAGAGGGGATTGTTACAAGATTCcaaagtctgaggaaaaaaaaaaaaaaaaagacgacacACAAGCCAGGAACTTTTGCAAGGACTCATCCTACTCTGGTTGTGCAAGTGtcagtgttttaaaaagaagttatTAACCTATTTCTGAAGTTGGGCTGAAGCCTCCTTTCAATGACTCTCTTTCAATACAAGTGGTAATCTGTGTCTGAAATAGCTGAGAGATGGAGCTTTCACTTGGCCAGAAGTCCCTGCCCATGACCTTAAATCCTGCCTTTATCTTATAATGACTTTCCCTTGCAAGACTGGGGCAAAAGCTGACAAAACTCTTTTGCGCACAGGATGTCTCAGAAGTTGCTCAGTTCCTTCTGTGCTATAGATATGAAAATAAACCACCACATTTTCCTTTAACAGACTGTCAAAATCTCCTGCAGTGGAGAAGTGCATCAAaaacagttaaatcagtgcaagggTTAGAATTTCAGCGgattctccattttacaaattggGGAACTAGGGTTCAGAGATTAAATAACCTACCAAagatcacaaaggaagtctgtgacacAGCCACAAATataatccagtgccttaaccacaaggacATACTTCATTTCTCATACCCCCTCTTATAATGTTGAGTTGTGATGTTTTCCCCCTGATTCTGAAAGAGTAGTTCCTAAAAACTACACTGGGCACATAGAGCCAATGCAACAGAACTGCCCATCTGCCAGGGATGCTAACAAAGAGCAAAAATAATAGTATTAAAAACCTTCTGTAACCATGGAAGAAAGTTATTTTTACTAAATTAAGCCTAGAAATTGCTGAGCATGGAGATTATTAGAGAGAGAGCGCCTAGAGTCATGTTGTAAGATTATTTTCCAAAACCAATAAAGAAAATTTCAATTCTCTCAGCTAACACACCAAGACAAATACCACATATGCCGAGGAATAGAGGTGGGAGACTGACATCATTCACATCAAATTCTTCAATTTGTGAGAAAGCAGGAACTTAGGGAAGACACAAAAGTTTACAAATCTGAATGGAACTGCTCCAGAACAGATCAGTCCAAAATACATGCAAGACTTAGGTTAGAGAAACTGTTGACTATAAGTCACAGCTGTGCAATCACTCTGACACAATTAGTCATGACGTTAAAGACATTACAGTCAGTAACTTTAATATGGTACTAACTATACAAAGGAAGGAAATACATACTGAGAAGAGTGGCACTGCCTGTCGAGTGCACTGCAAGAGTCTGTCCACACAATCTGGATCGGACGGATTGAAGGTTTGCTCCAGGTCAGCTTGTTCAGCTACGAGTTCCACCAGTTGTTGCCTCCCGCTCACTGTCTGTAAGCTTTTTAAGCCAGATAATATCTTCATGAAAAGGACAAATTCCTCACCCGTCACATCTTCAAGGAccttaaaataaaagcagaaaacaGAATCCCACTGAGGCAATTTGCAATACCTGTCTCCTATTACACTTAAGTTGGTAAATCACACTGTTATACTATCGTTCAGTTTTAGCttcctgcattttaaaaaatgggaaaacatACAGTATCTCTGTATATGCCTCTGGGTTAAAGTAACTAGAGGGTCACACAGACAGAATGTCATCAAATTGAGCATAGGACCTCACTTTGCGCAgccaataattttaaaatatcaagtcTCCTTAGATTACTAACAAAAACTTAATGCCTAAAACTGAAAGAACTTTAACCATGTTATTTACTTCTTATTGGTTGGTCGGTTTTCTTGATTTTGGCATTTCTCTCAGtctggacaatgaaaatagactatAAACAAAAGTGGAAAAAATAGTTGCTTTCGCATTCACACACTAACATAATGCTGTAACATCTGGGTTGCAAACATAGCGGGGTAATCACAGAATCATGTATATATGCCATAACTGTGCATGgtgttttaaataattaaatactggAAACATTTCTATTACAAAAAAAGCTGATTTAACAAAACCTAAATTTGGAGTGTAATACAACACTTACCTTCTTTGATTCAGTTAATATGAGCTCCTCTACTTCCTTTGTTAGCACTTCCTCAGGCAGGGTCTTGAGTTTTGTAGAGAGGAACTTGATGGCTCGTTCTCTCACAATATCCTCTCCCTGAAGAATCTGACTGAACAAGCCTCCCAGTGTCcctgaaatgcaaacaaaattcaACTAATGCAAACCATTCAACAATTTTATAATTATGATATACAGTAAAAAGAAAACTACTTTCCAAATTGGAAAAGCTCCAgaacttattttaaaattgctagttTTAGAAACAAGGTAAACATACAGCACAGCAGAACACATAGCTCTTAAAGGGAAAGAGCATGCCTTCCTGTATGTTTGCATATAAAACAACACATTTCGGGTGCCACTCTATTCCAAAGTTATAATGAATCTGTATTTATATAAGCCAAGCAGCTCAAGATCTGTGACTCAGAACAGCAAGTAATAATGTTTGCTTAAAattctacactgccctgcagcagATACAAGTACTATTCCTCGCTCCTTGAGACTTACAATGACtggtaaacattaaaaacattatatataaaagAGTCTGTTCTTTACCTTTAGCATCCATCTTAAATATACTTAGCAGAGCATTGTTCACCAAGTTGAATTCTGCAGAATCATCTGGGGGAAAGAAAATTCAAAGTCATGCATCTTTCTGAAACACTGAAGTAAGGGCAAGAATAAGAGGTCAAAAGAATACTCCAGCATAATACAAAAAGGTTTCTGCTCCTGACATCTGGTTACAAAGAGCAAGTCGCTGCAGAGTTTAAATGTTTAACAAATATTTCCTGTCATCCTGACAGTGAAGAtacaaaatagaaatgaaaaaattaatttcacCAATAGAAAGGTTTAAAAACCAGAGTCACAAACTTTTGTAAGTTAACTATCATAACTAAGTATTTTGGTTAGCTGAAGAAATGGTTAAACCTGTAGTAACCAAAATGATGCCAACAGATATATTAatgatgaataatttttttacaGATTTACTTTAGAACAAGTTTGAAGTTCTCCAGTGCTTTCCAAAAAGAGGAAGCAAATTCTTTCCCTCTAATTTTGTATCAAATAGGGCTTCTGCTGCAAAGTGGCATCAAAATGCAAGTCCCTTCTGAAAGGCAACATTTCCCATTTACTGACTAGGAGAGACTAAAATAGTGCATTTACAAAATAACACTGaatatttagtaaatatttagCTCTCTACAAAGCCACTGgggttttctttattttcaaaaactaatatatattatacagtaactcctcacttaaagtcgtcccgcttaatgttgtttcgttgctgatcagaGAACAAATTCATTTatagttgtgcaatgctccactgtTACGTTGTTTGGCtgtctgctttctccacagctggcaacCTCCCTATGCCCCCCCCACCGCCAGACCCTGCAGATCAGTgccttcccactcctccccccgcctcctgcctgcagcaatcagctggcttgcggcgttttggagggaggggggaggagcgaggactcggcacgCAGGGTCCTCCTGCCTcccaccgcaagccagctgattgccccaggcaggaggagcctgcgccaagtcctcgctcctccccgctccctcctgtctctaaacgctgcaagccagctgattgtcccgggcaggagggaggggggaggcgcgcttcccccttccctcccgaacatggcaatcagctggcttgcagcgtttagaagggaagggagggaggggggaggagccaggacgcaGTGTgcaaagtaaagggggaggaggtggggagggagaagaggagggtcaagggtgggggcttgggggaaggagtggagtgggcgggctgaggATTGAGGTCCCCCACCCCTGGAGCTTGCAgggtaggggaagctgccctggaacccaacccccccccatttacattaattcttatggggaaattggattcgcttaacatagtttcacttaaagtcgcattttcaggaacataactacaacgttaagtgaggagttactgtatatgaaaTACTGAATGATGTTAAACGTTTTAATTTATTGTGCACTGAAAATGTGAAAGTTTAAATTGTGCCAAAGAAGACAAATCCATTGGTCTTTCAGAGCCTTTAGGAAATAAACGATCCCTATGGACACTTGATTCAAGACAGATCCAGGGCACCAGTATATGAAAAGTTCATTAGCTCTTGCATTGAGGGCAAGAGTATTCCAGGCCATGGAAAGCTGGACAAAAATACTGAGAACTCTAAGTCATTTTGCATTAAATTAAGATAATCAGTCACTTCCCAGCAGAATTGGAGGCTAGCATATTTGCACTGCAGATGTAAGATGTGAAAAACAGGggaaaagaaatggagaaaaaatagGACATGAAGACAACTGTGGCAGATTGCTACATAACAAGCTAATGAATCAACAGAGGAAGAATTCAATTTCCACAACTGTAACTCTCTTCAACCAAACCAGCCACAAACATACATGTAACAGAAGCACATGGCAGCAGGAAATAGGCAAGGAAATCATCAGTGCATGTTACCTGACTGCAGAAGCTGGGTAAGTATGTCTGCCACCCGGGGAAGATTATCTCCTGTGGCAAACTGAGGCAGCTCCTTGATGGCTTGGCGTCGGATCTGTCAGAATGAAATACTGTCATCATCTGAACAGAAGAGTCAAAATCTTAGCACATAATTACAGGAAGATTGAGACTGCACTGACTCTAAAAAGGTTCAGAAGAAAAACAGCTAAATGAGAAAAAACTACGCGTTTGATATCTAAGCCAACAAAGACTAAGATGATTTAGTGTGTGACTTCTGCTACCTTCTACTTCCTGTATCATCCCTGAATTAAATGCTGAACTCAAATTTTCTGAATTGCATATTCTGATGTAAACTGCAGAACCCATGTGAGGTTTTTGATTTAACTCTGCTGCACCATTAGTTCCATACTGAAAAGTCTCTGCCCCAGCTATTAATCAGACACTAGTGACAGCTCAAACTTCAACATCTGTGGATGGTTTGGAGAAGTCTTATAAACAGATATTTGCAGATTATAAAATAACTATGATTTCATTTTGAGCCTAATATTTTTGGGCAAATGCCATTTTAACAAATTCTTTGAACACTTACATAAAAAAATATCACTAACTGATCAAAACCTCACGAAccaaatttgtattaaaaataatacagctTCCATCCTTTATTTGATCATTTTCGACCACTTCTAGATAGGTATTATTGGCTAAAACGGAAAGGATGGGATTGTTGTTAGTGTACAAGATAGAGTCAGAAATATTGGGGTTTCTTCCCAGCACAGCTGAGATTTCCTGTCTGACCTTGTGCAAATCACCTAagtctgatttccagaggtgcttaGCCTATAGAACTTCCATCAAAGCAAATTGGAGTTGTGGATGCTGAGAACTGCTGGAAAATCAGgtctttgaatttttttgtgcCTCATGTTTCCaatgtgtaaatgtaaaatgggagaaatatttccctacctcccagAGACGATGTAAGGCTTAATacatgtaaagtgctttgatataaAAAAGTGTTagggatatgaaaaatatttttagttcagTCTCTGGCtagataatttttttctgtaattagAAAGGGTAGAGTCACAAGGGATagtgaagaaaaaaacccaaggaAGATTTATCTGGTGATAGAAGATGAGTCCAATTACAATGTGTTCAGACATTATTTGCATAAGCATTATCATGAGCTAAGTGACAAGCTTCTGTAGGAATCAACTTATTTCACCCAAAGTGATCAGAATTGTTTTGACTGAAATAAGAGGAAGGCAGTAACGTATTATTAATTCAATTATAATTTTATGACACACAGACATAATATGCTTGGAAACATATGGACACTGAAGtccaattttttgcaaaaaaatactTATATAAAATGGGAAAGGAATAAAAGGGAGCACAAAATAAGACTCAATATAGCAGCTTGCTACAAAATGTCCAGCATGTATCCTTACAGAAACATCTTCATCCTCACAGAGGTCCAGTTGGGCATTGATAGCTGAATCAGCCAGCTCAGGGAAATGTTTGAAGAACTTTGGAATAAACTGTGCTGCTAGTCTCTTCTCCTTGGCACCTCCCTTTACGCCATCCAATATCACCTGATACGCATCTTTATGCTAGAAGAGAAGACAGACTATATAAAGCAGAGCATACTTTGGATTTCCCTAGAACCAAAAAAGGACTGTTTACTCTCAGTTGCACTTCAGTTTAATCATTAATACAGCAACCTATTTACAAAAAGTTCACATATAATTAACCGGACCATGATTTGCTTTGACATAACTGTGCTGACTACTAATCAAACCAACAAAATTATTGACCAAAAATAAAGGCgtcatttaatgaaaaaaattactgTCCAAACCACCAATAAGGTAGGAAATGGCTTATGGTATTCTACTTCTTTTGAGTGAGTGacaaaatttccactgacttcagtaagagatcaggcccttaatagaCAATTGGACCAACAAATCACCTTCTGTTCAGCTGAATAACGTTAAATATTTATACTATCTAAGAGCCAAATGCTACAATCAGATC harbors:
- the API5 gene encoding apoptosis inhibitor 5, yielding MPTVEELYRNYGILADATETAGQHKDAYQVILDGVKGGAKEKRLAAQFIPKFFKHFPELADSAINAQLDLCEDEDVSIRRQAIKELPQFATGDNLPRVADILTQLLQSDDSAEFNLVNNALLSIFKMDAKGTLGGLFSQILQGEDIVRERAIKFLSTKLKTLPEEVLTKEVEELILTESKKVLEDVTGEEFVLFMKILSGLKSLQTVSGRQQLVELVAEQADLEQTFNPSDPDCVDRLLQCTRQAVPLFSKNVHSTRFVTYFCEHVLPNLSSLTTPVEGLDIQLEVLKLLAEMSSFCGDMEKLESNLKKLFDKLLEYMPLPPEEAENGENAGNEEPKLQFSYVECLLYSFHQLGRKLPDFLTSKLNAEKLKDFKIRLQYFARGLQVYIRQLRLALQGKTGEALKTEENKIKVVALKITNNINVLIKDLFHIPPSYKSTVTLSWKPVQKADAGQKRTSEDTTTSSPPKKAPAGPKRDARQIYNPPSGKYSSNLGNFSYEQRGGFRGGRGRGWGGRGNRSRGRIY